In Methanobrevibacter sp., the following proteins share a genomic window:
- a CDS encoding anaerobic ribonucleoside-triphosphate reductase activating protein translates to MYVGGSVISSVEFHGNMSLVIFMSGCPLTCRYCHNVELLEDSTEKSFEEIKHEIDSSKDFLDAVVISGGEPLMQIDALIEIFTYVREIGLKTKLDTSGIYPDKLKQLLDLNLLDFVSLDVKTTFSKYRKITGSNVGFQVKKSMELINEYDGVYLEARTTYVPTLHTKKDIINLVDDIEADIYTIQQFRNRNVLDPALEKVEVPNPHDLADLAREIKPYFKGQVKVKSGEFGEQVIE, encoded by the coding sequence ATGTATGTAGGTGGATCAGTAATATCATCTGTTGAATTTCATGGAAATATGTCTTTGGTTATTTTCATGTCCGGATGCCCTTTAACTTGCAGATATTGTCATAATGTGGAACTTCTTGAGGATTCCACAGAAAAATCCTTTGAAGAAATCAAACATGAAATAGACTCATCAAAGGACTTTTTGGATGCTGTGGTAATATCAGGTGGGGAACCGTTAATGCAGATTGATGCATTGATAGAAATATTTACTTACGTTCGCGAAATTGGTCTTAAAACTAAATTGGATACAAGTGGAATATATCCGGACAAACTTAAACAGTTGCTTGATTTAAATCTCCTGGATTTCGTTTCACTTGACGTTAAAACTACATTTTCAAAATACCGAAAAATAACAGGTTCAAACGTTGGTTTTCAAGTCAAAAAATCAATGGAACTTATCAATGAATATGATGGAGTTTATCTGGAAGCCAGAACTACATATGTTCCAACATTACACACAAAAAAAGATATTATCAATCTTGTTGATGATATTGAAGCAGATATCTATACTATACAGCAATTTAGAAATAGGAATGTGTTAGATCCTGCTTTGGAAAAAGTTGAAGTTCCAAATCCGCATGATTTAGCCGACTTAGCACGTGAGATTAAGCCCTACTTCAAGGGCCAGGTTAAAGTTAAATCCGGGGAATTCGGTGAACAGGTTATTGAATAA
- a CDS encoding gamma carbonic anhydrase family protein: MENKKDSIVICPGAQVIGNVELGEDVSIWHGAVLRGDTDSITIGNNSNVQDNCVVHCTKGFPVVIGDNVSVGHGAVVHGCTLDDNVLIGMNATVLNGAHISKNSIVGAGAVVSEGKEFPEGSLILGVPGKAVKQLSPEQIQHIQDNADNYVKLSKQYKED, translated from the coding sequence ATGGAAAATAAAAAAGACTCTATTGTAATATGCCCAGGTGCACAAGTAATAGGAAATGTTGAATTGGGAGAAGACGTATCAATCTGGCATGGAGCCGTTTTAAGAGGCGATACTGATTCCATAACCATAGGCAACAATTCAAATGTTCAGGATAACTGTGTAGTTCACTGCACAAAAGGTTTTCCTGTAGTTATCGGAGACAACGTTTCCGTTGGTCATGGCGCAGTTGTTCACGGTTGCACATTGGATGACAATGTTCTAATCGGAATGAACGCCACTGTCCTAAACGGTGCACACATTTCAAAGAATTCTATTGTTGGTGCAGGAGCTGTTGTAAGTGAAGGTAAGGAATTTCCTGAAGGAAGTTTGATTCTGGGAGTTCCAGGCAAAGCAGTTAAGCAGCTCAGTCCTGAACAGATACAGCACATTCAGGATAATGCAGACAATTATGTAAAACTTTCCAAACAGTATAAGGAAGATTAA
- the glmM gene encoding phosphoglucosamine mutase: protein MSDKKRLFGTFGVRRTANDVLTPEFASRLAACYGTQIKGTVAVGGDPRTSTVMLKEAVKAGLLSSGCDVVDLGILPTPGVQYAVRKYYDGGVMITASHNPPQYNGLKFLDEFGIGIPDDVDLAIEKLYFDEEPDRVPFNEIGQLYHNDKIIEEYVDEAISKVDVEAIRKANLKVVVDCGSGAGCYTAPYLIRKLGCEVTTLNAQADGFFPGRDPEPIEENLQELISVVKELGADIGLAHDGDADRTICIDEKGNFVLGDKTFTLVEKQMLKENNGGTIVTTVATSQAIYDIADEYNGNVIATAVGDLLVARKLKDEDGLFGGEENGGLIFPDFVYGRDAVMTVAKILETIAKEGKPLSELVGELPVYYASKMKIECPDDEKEFVMKSIAEEIQNTTDFELDLTDGVKILKEDGWVIIRPSGTEPIFRCFAESDSQEKADEMTDWGIGLIKKYKK from the coding sequence ATGTCTGACAAAAAACGATTATTTGGTACTTTTGGTGTGAGAAGAACTGCAAATGACGTTTTAACTCCAGAATTTGCATCAAGACTAGCAGCATGTTACGGTACACAAATTAAAGGAACTGTTGCTGTTGGCGGAGACCCAAGAACCTCCACGGTCATGTTAAAAGAAGCAGTTAAAGCCGGACTTTTATCAAGCGGTTGTGACGTAGTGGATTTAGGAATTTTACCAACACCAGGAGTTCAGTATGCAGTACGTAAATATTATGACGGAGGAGTAATGATTACAGCATCACATAACCCTCCACAATATAACGGACTTAAATTTTTAGACGAATTCGGTATTGGAATTCCTGACGATGTGGATCTTGCAATTGAAAAATTATACTTCGATGAAGAGCCTGACAGAGTTCCATTCAACGAAATCGGTCAACTTTACCACAATGACAAGATTATCGAAGAATACGTTGATGAGGCAATCTCCAAAGTGGATGTTGAAGCAATCCGCAAAGCCAACCTGAAAGTTGTTGTAGACTGCGGATCCGGAGCAGGATGTTATACCGCCCCATACCTAATCAGAAAATTGGGATGTGAAGTCACTACACTCAACGCTCAGGCAGACGGATTTTTCCCAGGCCGTGACCCTGAACCTATTGAAGAAAACCTTCAGGAATTAATCAGCGTCGTTAAAGAGCTTGGTGCTGATATCGGTCTTGCACACGACGGAGATGCTGACAGAACCATTTGCATTGACGAGAAAGGTAATTTTGTTTTAGGTGATAAGACATTCACACTTGTTGAAAAACAGATGCTTAAGGAAAACAATGGAGGAACCATTGTAACCACCGTTGCAACTTCCCAGGCAATTTATGACATTGCAGACGAATATAATGGAAATGTCATAGCCACCGCTGTTGGAGACTTGCTTGTTGCACGTAAACTCAAGGATGAAGACGGACTCTTTGGTGGAGAGGAAAACGGAGGATTGATTTTCCCTGATTTCGTTTATGGAAGAGATGCAGTAATGACTGTTGCTAAAATCCTGGAAACAATTGCAAAAGAAGGCAAACCTTTATCCGAACTCGTAGGAGAGCTTCCGGTTTATTATGCAAGTAAAATGAAAATCGAATGTCCTGACGATGAAAAAGAATTTGTAATGAAAAGCATAGCCGAAGAAATTCAAAACACCACCGACTTTGAATTGGATTTAACTGACGGTGTTAAAATCCTAAAAGAAGACGGCTGGGTAATCATCAGACCATCAGGAACAGAACCTATTTTCAGATGCTTTGCCGAGTCCGACTCACAGGAAAAAGCTGACGAAATGACAGACTGGGGAATAGGTTTAATTAAAAAATATAAAAAATAG
- a CDS encoding RNA-binding protein, translated as MEITDDKLLKIALITSLVGIIGLLIFTPTIEVKKVKIEDINRGMIDEEVCIDCVVTEVASSASKSSYFLTVNDGTGQMPLIIFESQAAELQSSNMDIHDFKDKKVEVKGTITEYNSDLELILSSGDSLKITG; from the coding sequence ATGGAAATCACAGATGACAAATTATTGAAAATAGCTTTGATAACTTCACTTGTTGGAATAATCGGCCTTCTGATATTTACACCAACGATTGAAGTTAAAAAAGTAAAAATAGAAGACATAAATCGTGGAATGATTGATGAGGAAGTATGTATTGACTGCGTTGTAACGGAAGTAGCATCATCAGCATCGAAAAGCAGTTATTTTTTAACCGTCAATGACGGCACGGGCCAAATGCCCCTTATAATATTTGAAAGCCAGGCTGCCGAACTTCAATCATCCAATATGGACATTCACGACTTTAAAGATAAAAAAGTGGAAGTTAAAGGAACCATAACCGAATACAATTCAGATTTGGAACTGATTTTATCAAGTGGTGACAGCCTGAAAATAACCGGTTGA
- the hisC gene encoding histidinol-phosphate transaminase — MKARKIVDEMDSYVPGRSQGEIAEEFGLNKDEIIKLGSNENPWGPSPKAMEAIRHEIKSINRYPESQLKELVHEMAQYSGVEDNQVIVGGDGADEIIDVLAKTFIDEGDEFIVPLPSYMYYEYLLQQYGARPVYAKWDLDKNELDVDSIFDSITPKTKMIFLCSPNNPTGTLINKETLSDIASKNPEILIVIDEAYFEYSEVTNKDLINEFDNIFIIRTMSKVLGLAGMRIGYGLACEQIIEYMHRIKPVFSLTRLSFVAALNTFRDKDYIKESIEKGIESREYLYEELSKIDSLNVFPSKSNFMLIGIKDTGFTAAELARELMKKGIIVRDCTSFKGLDEYWIRISICTLEEDKKFIEIIKEVLN; from the coding sequence ATGAAGGCAAGAAAGATTGTAGACGAAATGGATTCATATGTTCCCGGAAGGTCTCAGGGCGAGATTGCCGAGGAATTCGGATTGAATAAAGATGAAATTATTAAATTGGGTTCCAATGAAAATCCTTGGGGTCCATCTCCAAAAGCCATGGAAGCTATCAGGCATGAAATCAAATCCATAAACAGATATCCTGAATCTCAGCTGAAAGAGCTGGTTCATGAAATGGCACAATATTCCGGCGTTGAAGACAATCAGGTCATCGTTGGAGGAGACGGTGCAGATGAAATCATTGACGTGCTTGCAAAAACATTCATAGATGAAGGAGATGAATTTATAGTTCCTTTACCGTCATATATGTACTATGAATATCTGCTCCAGCAATACGGTGCCCGTCCGGTATATGCAAAATGGGATTTGGATAAGAACGAGTTGGATGTGGATTCAATTTTCGATTCAATCACTCCAAAAACCAAAATGATTTTCCTATGCAGCCCTAACAATCCTACAGGAACACTGATAAATAAGGAAACCTTATCAGATATTGCATCTAAAAATCCTGAAATACTGATTGTTATAGATGAAGCTTATTTCGAATATTCAGAGGTAACTAATAAAGATTTAATCAATGAATTTGACAATATATTCATTATCCGTACAATGTCCAAAGTACTGGGTCTTGCAGGAATGAGAATCGGTTACGGCCTTGCCTGCGAGCAGATTATAGAATATATGCATAGGATTAAACCGGTATTCTCTCTTACCCGATTGTCTTTTGTAGCTGCCCTCAATACATTCAGGGACAAGGATTACATTAAGGAATCCATAGAAAAGGGAATTGAGTCAAGAGAATATCTGTATGAAGAATTGTCAAAAATAGACTCTTTGAATGTTTTCCCATCCAAGTCCAACTTCATGCTGATTGGAATAAAGGACACTGGTTTTACAGCAGCAGAACTGGCAAGGGAGCTTATGAAAAAAGGAATAATAGTAAGGGACTGCACTTCATTTAAAGGTCTTGATGAATACTGGATTAGAATAAGTATTTGTACTCTGGAAGAGGATAAGAAGTTTATAGAAATTATTAAAGAGGTTTTAAACTAA
- a CDS encoding tetratricopeptide repeat protein: MPILSFSSNDIDVITGKKTRTIRKAWKTPLKVGDRLYCYWNLVSKEKMKIFEALVTSVENISFKDIKDNDELARKEGFEDSYDMLREFKKMYGGQINDDDEFQIIYFEKLNINEWKGDKIDEKAMITKRADILFDSGKFDKSTMCYEAALRLDPDDVYLLNKQGDNLSRLGKFDEAIECYDKALAIEPDNEYILNNKAIALLNDGRIEEAYKASTIAYNYRPSSPIVLYWRGFILEMLGRYDAALRVYDKLIVIDGENPEVWNARGNLLTDMGKLEEAIQSFDKAVEVCLDDADMDASAINRMGNAYIDLGKFDEALECFNKAISLEKHNIDFLLNKGVVLMELGKFEEAVDSFNKVLLRNPDNEDAFFLKEECLENF; the protein is encoded by the coding sequence GTGCCTATTTTATCATTTTCAAGTAATGATATTGATGTAATCACTGGTAAAAAAACCAGAACAATACGTAAAGCATGGAAAACTCCGCTTAAGGTAGGAGACAGACTTTATTGTTATTGGAATTTGGTTTCAAAGGAAAAAATGAAGATTTTTGAAGCATTGGTAACAAGCGTCGAAAATATTTCCTTTAAAGACATCAAGGATAATGATGAACTGGCCAGAAAGGAAGGTTTTGAAGACTCTTATGATATGCTTAGGGAATTCAAAAAGATGTACGGCGGTCAAATCAACGATGATGACGAATTCCAAATTATTTATTTTGAAAAACTCAACATCAATGAGTGGAAAGGCGATAAGATTGATGAAAAGGCAATGATTACCAAAAGGGCCGACATTCTTTTCGACAGCGGTAAATTCGACAAATCCACAATGTGCTATGAAGCGGCACTTCGCCTTGACCCTGATGATGTTTATCTTCTAAACAAGCAGGGGGATAATCTCTCCAGGTTAGGCAAGTTCGATGAAGCTATTGAATGCTATGACAAGGCTCTGGCAATCGAACCTGACAACGAATACATTCTAAACAATAAAGCTATTGCTCTTTTAAACGACGGAAGAATTGAAGAGGCATATAAAGCAAGCACAATCGCATACAACTACCGTCCAAGCAGTCCGATTGTATTGTACTGGAGAGGATTTATTTTAGAAATGCTTGGAAGATATGATGCGGCATTAAGAGTTTATGACAAGCTCATAGTCATTGACGGTGAAAATCCTGAAGTGTGGAACGCAAGGGGGAATCTGTTAACTGACATGGGCAAATTGGAAGAAGCTATCCAGTCATTTGATAAGGCTGTTGAAGTGTGTTTGGATGATGCCGACATGGATGCAAGCGCAATAAATAGAATGGGCAATGCGTACATTGATTTGGGTAAATTTGATGAGGCATTGGAGTGCTTTAACAAGGCAATATCTTTGGAAAAACATAATATTGACTTTTTGTTAAACAAGGGTGTCGTTCTGATGGAACTTGGAAAATTCGAAGAGGCTGTTGACAGTTTCAACAAGGTATTGCTTAGAAACCCTGACAATGAGGATGCATTTTTCCTAAAAGAAGAATGTTTGGAAAACTTTTAG
- the thiC gene encoding phosphomethylpyrimidine synthase, translated as MTQKSEAQKGNVTPEMEFVAKEENIDVNKLARLIDKGLVVIPKNINGHSKPCGIGEGLKTKVNANIGSSSKIDDIELEINKAKLAQEYGADALMDLSTGSDLRLFRQKIMDAVDLCIGTVPIYEAGVVTLAKNKEIIDMDPDDIFKAIENQAKEGVDFMTLHCGITKDLVQKLKDANRMMGIVSRGGTFMASWINHNDEENPLYKNYDYLLELSYEYDITLSLGDGLRPGCLADASDIPQIQELVNLGGLVKRAQDANVQVMVEGPGHMPLNQIKANMEIQKTICHGAPFYVLGPLVTDIAPGYDHITGAIGGAIAASSGANFLCYVTPAEHLSLPSLEDVKEGVVASKIAAEAADVAKGLDSAWTREKAMAKARKEFDWEAQFDLALDKSKPRKYRDKCELDDDEMCAMCGEYCAVKIAKGEF; from the coding sequence TTGACTCAGAAAAGTGAAGCGCAAAAAGGTAATGTCACTCCTGAAATGGAGTTCGTTGCAAAAGAAGAAAATATAGATGTGAACAAGTTAGCCAGATTGATAGACAAGGGATTAGTTGTAATTCCAAAAAACATAAATGGTCATTCAAAACCATGCGGTATTGGTGAAGGACTTAAAACCAAAGTTAATGCAAATATCGGTTCATCATCAAAAATCGACGATATAGAACTGGAAATCAACAAGGCCAAATTAGCTCAGGAATATGGTGCTGATGCACTGATGGATTTGTCAACCGGTTCGGATTTAAGGCTGTTCAGGCAAAAAATTATGGATGCTGTCGACTTATGCATCGGGACAGTACCTATCTATGAGGCAGGTGTTGTTACACTAGCTAAAAACAAAGAAATCATAGATATGGACCCTGACGATATCTTCAAGGCCATTGAAAACCAGGCAAAAGAGGGAGTGGACTTCATGACACTTCACTGCGGCATTACAAAAGATCTTGTTCAAAAATTAAAAGATGCAAACAGAATGATGGGCATTGTAAGCCGTGGAGGAACATTCATGGCCTCCTGGATTAATCACAACGATGAAGAAAACCCATTATACAAAAATTACGATTATCTTTTGGAATTATCCTACGAATACGACATTACATTATCATTAGGCGACGGCCTGAGGCCAGGCTGTCTGGCTGATGCAAGCGACATCCCTCAAATTCAAGAACTTGTTAATCTGGGCGGTTTGGTTAAAAGAGCTCAGGATGCCAATGTCCAGGTAATGGTTGAAGGGCCGGGACACATGCCTCTCAATCAAATCAAGGCAAATATGGAAATTCAAAAAACAATATGTCACGGCGCTCCGTTTTATGTATTGGGTCCTCTGGTTACCGACATCGCACCTGGTTACGACCACATTACAGGCGCTATAGGAGGAGCTATTGCCGCATCATCAGGTGCAAACTTCCTGTGTTATGTAACTCCTGCAGAACACCTTTCCCTACCAAGTCTTGAGGACGTTAAGGAAGGAGTTGTAGCATCCAAGATTGCAGCTGAAGCGGCTGATGTTGCCAAAGGCCTTGACTCAGCATGGACTAGAGAAAAAGCAATGGCAAAGGCAAGAAAAGAATTCGACTGGGAAGCTCAATTTGACCTCGCACTGGACAAGTCAAAACCAAGAAAATACCGTGACAAATGCGAACTTGACGATGATGAAATGTGTGCAATGTGCGGAGAATACTGTGCAGTTAAAATAGCAAAAGGAGAATTTTGA
- a CDS encoding queuosine precursor transporter yields MFENLTKTELYAMLTGVFTASLIISNIIAGKTFDFFSVVLPCGVIIFPIIYIVNDVLAEVYGYEKARKVILLGFLMNLVAVICYNITILLPAPEFFENSDAFGVVLGSTLRLLIASFIAYLAGSLVNAKLMVVLKKWNEEKLFFRCILSTLFGEGLDAIIFITIGFLGTMPVEALIIMIVAQALFKTVYEMIVYPLTRYVIGSVKALPEN; encoded by the coding sequence ATGTTTGAAAACTTAACAAAAACAGAATTGTATGCAATGCTTACAGGAGTTTTTACAGCATCACTGATAATCTCAAACATCATTGCCGGAAAAACATTTGATTTTTTCTCAGTTGTCCTTCCCTGCGGTGTAATAATATTTCCGATAATCTACATTGTCAATGATGTTCTTGCTGAAGTATACGGCTATGAAAAGGCAAGAAAAGTAATTTTGCTTGGATTTTTGATGAATCTTGTTGCCGTAATCTGTTACAATATAACTATCCTGCTTCCGGCGCCTGAATTTTTTGAAAATTCAGATGCATTTGGTGTTGTGTTGGGTTCCACATTGAGATTGCTTATTGCCAGTTTCATCGCATATCTGGCAGGTTCTCTTGTTAATGCAAAGCTGATGGTGGTTTTGAAAAAATGGAACGAAGAAAAATTGTTTTTCAGATGCATACTCTCAACATTATTCGGTGAAGGTTTGGATGCGATTATTTTCATAACAATAGGATTTTTAGGAACAATGCCTGTTGAAGCATTGATTATAATGATAGTTGCGCAAGCATTGTTCAAGACAGTCTATGAAATGATTGTATATCCTCTGACAAGATATGTGATTGGAAGCGTCAAGGCACTTCCTGAAAATTAA
- a CDS encoding methanogenesis marker 8 protein: MAEDRHVIETLGKVRVVIENGEITEVGSSEMKYCPMFHAMHKVDELNEEFIRKNINFRIQDFGMCTPDRVIEMDDLVTVGISEILKTNMENGEIDCVVGACDGAGTVIMTNPRVVQGVGGRVSGLISTTPIPEVIKKLEDTGSIVLDPETAELNQLEGLKIAIEKGYKNIAITVIPSPMIKELRQYPVDDDVNVYIFVAHTTGVSAEEAEMVFKNGDIVTACASKEVSDYADEHKPYYYGLKVPIFCASEDGRRFLDNRLKKINKPLTTNDYPRNKDDSPRKLL, from the coding sequence ATGGCTGAAGATAGACATGTGATAGAAACATTAGGTAAAGTTAGAGTCGTTATTGAAAACGGAGAGATTACAGAAGTTGGTTCATCAGAAATGAAATATTGTCCAATGTTTCATGCAATGCATAAGGTAGATGAACTCAACGAGGAATTCATCCGCAAAAACATCAATTTCCGTATTCAGGACTTTGGAATGTGCACTCCAGACAGGGTCATTGAAATGGACGACCTGGTAACCGTCGGAATTTCCGAAATCTTAAAAACAAACATGGAAAACGGAGAGATAGACTGTGTTGTCGGCGCATGTGACGGTGCAGGAACAGTAATCATGACAAATCCACGTGTTGTACAGGGAGTCGGTGGAAGAGTGTCAGGTCTCATCAGCACCACTCCTATACCTGAAGTAATTAAAAAACTTGAAGATACAGGAAGCATTGTACTTGATCCGGAAACAGCAGAGCTTAACCAACTGGAAGGATTGAAGATAGCTATTGAAAAAGGCTATAAAAACATTGCCATAACCGTAATTCCTTCACCTATGATAAAGGAACTTCGCCAGTATCCTGTTGATGACGATGTCAATGTATATATCTTTGTTGCACATACAACAGGCGTAAGTGCAGAGGAAGCAGAAATGGTATTTAAAAATGGGGATATCGTAACTGCCTGCGCCTCAAAAGAGGTCAGCGACTATGCCGATGAGCATAAACCATATTACTACGGGTTAAAGGTACCAATATTCTGTGCAAGCGAGGACGGAAGAAGATTTTTGGACAACCGTCTTAAAAAAATCAACAAACCTTTAACAACCAATGATTATCCGAGAAACAAGGATGATTCTCCTCGTAAGTTGCTTTAA
- a CDS encoding ATP-dependent DNA ligase translates to MKYQELVDVYSALEATTKRLEKTEIIAEYLKKLDSETIEKVGLLILGVVFPAWSSEEIGIGGKLVERAVAEAVGTTQAAVEDAVRDEGDIGLACIKLYAKKSQMTFFSQPLTIDFVFNSLRKLSQISGSRSTNRKIAVILELLSQASATEAKYLTRTITEELRIGVGDGVVRDAIAQAFNIDKAVVERAQMLTNDFSVVARTAKEEGEAGLKKLNLTPGTPVKPMLAQLAPPLDEIIPEMGTAICDTKYDGIRLQVHRNGDEIRIFTRRLENITHALPEIVELFREHLPHENYIVEGEVIATRDGKPLPFQNVLHRVRRKHNVEEAMENVPLKLYLFDVLFYKVPMIDEPLMKRRETLEEIVDTSVDEMNLSTLKIGTPDNINEIQELFETSIKDGHEGIMIKDSQAPYIPGLRGKKMLKYKAEPETLDMVVIGGTYGIGKRGDFVGSYLVALRDENDDFKSVAYAATGLDDATLEYLTGKMKELEISTKGREIKVEPKIVLEIAFSEIVESPEYETGYSLRFPVVKNIRKDKSPMDADTVERLLSMYHTGN, encoded by the coding sequence ATGAAATATCAGGAATTGGTTGATGTCTACTCTGCACTAGAGGCAACTACAAAAAGACTGGAAAAAACAGAAATAATTGCAGAATATCTAAAAAAACTGGATTCAGAAACTATTGAAAAGGTAGGCCTTCTGATTTTAGGTGTCGTATTTCCTGCCTGGAGTTCTGAAGAAATTGGAATCGGAGGTAAACTTGTTGAAAGGGCAGTTGCTGAAGCTGTAGGAACCACACAGGCAGCAGTGGAAGATGCAGTCCGTGATGAAGGAGATATCGGTCTTGCATGCATTAAGCTATATGCAAAAAAATCCCAGATGACCTTTTTCTCACAGCCTCTGACAATTGACTTTGTTTTCAACAGCCTGCGCAAACTGTCACAAATCAGCGGTTCAAGGTCAACCAACCGTAAAATTGCAGTCATTTTGGAATTGTTGAGCCAGGCAAGTGCAACTGAAGCGAAATACCTTACAAGAACAATTACAGAAGAGCTTAGAATAGGAGTGGGCGACGGTGTTGTCCGTGATGCAATAGCTCAGGCATTCAATATCGACAAGGCAGTTGTTGAGCGAGCCCAAATGCTTACAAACGATTTTTCAGTTGTTGCACGTACCGCAAAAGAGGAAGGTGAAGCCGGACTTAAAAAACTTAATTTAACACCTGGAACACCAGTCAAGCCAATGCTTGCGCAGTTGGCGCCTCCACTTGATGAAATCATCCCTGAGATGGGAACTGCAATATGTGATACAAAGTATGACGGAATAAGACTTCAGGTTCACAGAAACGGAGATGAAATCAGAATATTTACCCGCAGACTTGAAAACATCACTCATGCGCTTCCGGAAATCGTTGAACTGTTCCGTGAGCATTTGCCTCATGAAAACTACATTGTGGAAGGTGAAGTGATAGCTACAAGAGATGGAAAACCACTACCGTTCCAGAATGTCCTTCATAGAGTCAGAAGAAAACACAATGTTGAGGAAGCTATGGAAAACGTTCCGTTGAAGTTATATCTCTTTGATGTATTGTTCTACAAGGTACCTATGATAGACGAGCCACTTATGAAAAGGCGTGAAACATTGGAAGAGATTGTAGACACATCCGTCGATGAAATGAATCTGAGTACCTTAAAAATCGGAACTCCAGACAACATCAATGAGATTCAGGAGCTGTTTGAAACTTCCATTAAAGACGGACATGAAGGAATCATGATTAAAGACTCACAGGCACCATACATTCCAGGACTTAGAGGCAAAAAAATGCTTAAATACAAGGCAGAGCCTGAAACACTGGATATGGTTGTGATTGGCGGAACATACGGAATCGGTAAAAGAGGGGATTTCGTTGGATCATACCTGGTGGCCCTTAGAGATGAAAATGATGATTTTAAAAGTGTGGCATATGCTGCAACCGGACTTGATGACGCCACCCTTGAATACTTAACTGGGAAAATGAAAGAGCTTGAAATTTCAACAAAAGGTCGTGAAATCAAGGTGGAACCGAAAATTGTTCTGGAAATTGCATTTTCTGAAATTGTAGAATCTCCGGAATATGAAACCGGTTACTCATTAAGGTTCCCTGTCGTTAAAAATATAAGAAAAGATAAAAGTCCGATGGATGCAGATACCGTGGAAAGACTGCTTTCCATGTACCATACAGGAAATTAA